TTCGCCCGGCTCCAGAGGGAGGTGGAGGCCCTCACCCTCAAGGAGCAGCGCCTCTCGGAGGTGCTTGCCGAAAACAGGCGTCTCCGCGCCCTCCTGGACCTGAAGGACCTGGCCCCCGGCTTCGTGGCCGCCGCCCAGGTGGTCTCCCGGGGAAACGACCGCTGGTCGAACACCTTCATTATTAATAAGGGCGGGCAAAGCGGGGTCCGCGGCAACATGGCCGTCATCACCCCCGCGGGGCTGCTGGGCAAGGTGCAGGAGACGCAGGGGGACTACGCCCGGGTGCTCCTCATCGACGACACCCGCTTCCGGGCTGCCGTGCGCATAGAGGGGACGCGCAGCGAGGCGGTCCTGGCGGGGGCGGGCATCAGGAGGTGCGTGCTCAAGTACCTGGACATAGACACGCCGGTCAAGGAGGGCGACGTTATCGTCACCTCGGGCCTGGACGCCATGTTCCCTCCCGGCATCAAGGTGGGGGAGGTAAAGAGCGTCACCACCAACACGAAGGAGCTTTTCCACCGGGTGGTGGTCACCCCCTTCGTGGACACCCGGAGAGTGGAGGAAGTGGTGGTGGTCAAGAGATGAGAAAGACGACGCTCGCCCTCACGCTCGTGGTGGCCCTCATCCTGGAATCCAGGGTCCGGGTCTCGGGTATAGGCCCCAACCTGACCGTCCTGTTCGTCATCTACGCGGGCCTTCGGGGAGGCCCTCTGCGGGGGCTCACGGCCGGGGCGGGCCTGGGCTTCCTCACCGACGTCCTTTCCGCCGGGATGCTGGGCCCGGACATC
This sequence is a window from Nitrospirota bacterium. Protein-coding genes within it:
- the mreC gene encoding rod shape-determining protein MreC, whose product is MQKRHFRAFIILVVAALLLMSYQSRRGPLRPFGFLRVTLSSLNETIEAVDTGVSRSLRKYTLDEREFARLQREVEALTLKEQRLSEVLAENRRLRALLDLKDLAPGFVAAAQVVSRGNDRWSNTFIINKGGQSGVRGNMAVITPAGLLGKVQETQGDYARVLLIDDTRFRAAVRIEGTRSEAVLAGAGIRRCVLKYLDIDTPVKEGDVIVTSGLDAMFPPGIKVGEVKSVTTNTKELFHRVVVTPFVDTRRVEEVVVVKR